In Aspergillus chevalieri M1 DNA, chromosome 7, nearly complete sequence, the sequence GGATGTACCTCAGTGATAATAGTCCCGCAACACGAGGCATACATATCACATTTCTGGGAATATCCTTTATTCGTGATATAAAATGAGAAGGGCGCCGGCCAATTTGACGAAGCTGGCTTCGAATTCGTGATGGAACGTCTCGTGACCTACAGTACAACTGCCAATGCGTGGAGCAAAACTGGGGAATTTTGAGACAGTAAGTTTTCAAATCAAGTCGATATGTCCTAACTGGCACAGCGTATCGCACTGTCGAAAATACCATTGATGTAAGTCCCTGCCCTTTAACTCACATTCAGAAATTAATCATTTATTTAGCGAGGTCATTAGACACAATGGCCCGGTACTCGTGCCTTTGTCTGTAACCAAAAATGCGAATGCCAATCCTGAACGAGCACtataagttgctgcaagccAAGCAAGTACTGAAATTGTTTATATCCTAATTGAGCACGCTGCCCAAGTTACAGACAGTATGGCCATGCATTATGCACTTTTCAAGAGGTGATCATGCTAGCTGCATTGGCATCACGGAACACCTTCTCCAGCATTAGGCCGGTGTCAATAACTTTGGAAATGATCCAGGTATTCGGGCTGGAGGCTGGAGAAGAGAGTCTAACAACTATTAGCTAAATCCTAACACGTCTGCTATAATGTCTTTTATCGCAAGTCTGGAAGAGTCCAGAGCATAGCCCGTGAAGTACGTTTTAATAAAAATGCGAATGAATGATAGTAAAGAACATAGATGCCGCCAATTATTCTACGAGGGCGCCGAATATGACCAAACCATCGATATTGATCTATCCACGTTAGAACCGCACGTCAATGGACCTTTCACTCCCGATTTGGCCACGCCACTATCCCGCTTTGGTCAGGCCGTAGAGGAGCAGAAATGGCCAGAGACCCTGACAGTCGGCCTTATCGGCTCGTGCACGAATTCATCATTCGAAGATCTTAGCCGGGCTGCAAATATCGCGCAGCAAGCCGTCGATGCCGGGTTGACTCCTGCAATGCCGTTCCTACTATCGCCGGGTAGTCTGCAAACACGTGAGACCCTGGAAAAATCCGGAATCTTGCAGACATTCAAGAAAGTTGGAGTGAAGATGCTGCCAAATGCTTGCGGTCCTTGCTGTGGCTCCTGGGATCGAACCGATACACCCAAAGTAGTCCTCCAGCCCCATTACCCACGCAAGCAGCGAATTAACTTAAAATGGCTAGGGCACGAGTAACTCTATCATCACGTCCTATAATCGAAACTTCTCCGGCCGTCTCGACTCGAACCCCAAGACCAATATATTCATCGCTTCACCAGAAGTGGTCATGGCTAAGGTCTTTTCGCAGGACCTTGCTTTCGAATCCCAGCGTCGATAACTTAGTCACGCCTGTTGGAGAACAATTCCATTTCGAGCCTCCTACAGGTGATTCCCTTCCTGAACAGGGCTATCTAGACTCCAACGCTGCCTACCAAGCGCCTCCGATAGGTGATCGTAGCGGGTTAGATGTTCAGATCGACCCATCCTCGCAGCGGCTGCAAAAACTCGCACCTTTCGCCCCGTGGTTTGGAAATGATTACGAGGATTGTCTTATCCTGATCAAGACCAAAGGAAAATGCACCACAGACCACATCACCCCAGCTGGTCCGTGGTTCCGCTTCCGCGGCCATCTCGAAAACATCTCGAACAACACTTTGATTGGCGCTATTAATGCGGAAAACGACAAAGTCAACACCGTTCATAATCAGCTTACCCAGAAAAACGCTGATGTTCCCGGTACCGCTCGTCATTACCAAGCTCAAGGCCGTCCTTTGGTAGTGATTGCGGATCACAACTATGGCGAGGGCTCTTCGCGCGAACACGCAGCCCTACAGCCAAGATATCTCGGCGGCATAGCCATTATCGCAAAGAGCTTTGCTCGGATCCACGAGGCCAACTTAAAGAAGCAGGGGATGTTGGCTTTGACGTTCGCCAACGAGTTTGATTATGATCGGATCAAGGCGTCCGATTGTGTCAGTATCATTGGATTAGCGGAGTTGGCGCCGGGTAAGCCTTTGACGCTACAGGTAAAGCCGATTGACAGAGAGTCGTGGGATGCTAAACTATTGCATACGTTTACGCCGGAGCAGATTGAGTACTTCAAGGCAGGAAGTGCGTTGAATACGATGGCAAAAGGGAACGATGCGGTAGAATAATCGTTGAATCATATCTTGTACATCGACTGAAAAATTTGTACCATAAAACGAAATATACAGTCTGATCAGATTTGAACTATTTAAAATGTCATCTTAATCTAATTAACTCAGGATTCATTCTTCCAAAATATCCGACCCTCGAACACCCGACGCGCCGTCCGAAACACTGTAGCAGCGTTCAAACCACCATTCTTATCGAACATCGCTCCAACCAGTAGATTCCCACTAGCATGTCCAATCGTAACACCAGCATCATCAACTCGGTCAGTGCTTGCAACTTCATTTACCGTACTTCCCGACAGTCGCGCAGCAGATGCCAGAGCCAACGCAACAGTGATAGGCACTGCCTTGTGCGGCTGGCCGACAGAGAGAGCGCGGGCGACGAGATCAACTTTCTCGGCCGTTTGGTTCTGCTCCTTGGCCCGGGCATCATTTGTTGGTGAAGAGACAAGACAGATCTTTGGAACACTGCCTGGCACTTTCTCCAGCGCCTCAGCCAAGCCCATCTTGACACCTGCCTGGCGGCGAATAGAATCCAAACGCGGAAGCAGATCCGGATGCACTGTGATCTCATCCGGGGTCATATTCGCCGGGACACCCAATTCGGCCGCCTGGACGAACACACAGGGGTTTGCGACGTCGATACAAGTGGCTGTAATGCCGTCGAATGTATCCCGGACTTGCCCTGTAGGAAGAAGCTTGCCCGTCCGAGACCCAGCGGGATCAACAAAGTCCAACTGCACACGGGCTGCTGTGCCTGCGACACCATCAATAGAAAAGTCGCCGCTTGTCGCGGCCTCTGCATCGACAATGGGAAACGAGGAGTGAATAATCTTGCCGGTATTGGTGTTGTGGATGCGCACTGTCACTGAGCAGGAATCACCAGTAGTCGAAAAGAGACCAGCATCAACGGCATAAGGACCGACAGCACTGATCATATTGCCGCAGTTGCTCGAGTAGTCAACTTCAGGCGTATTAACGCCCAATGCGATAAAGGTGTAGTCCACATCGGCGTCGGGATGCGTAGATTTGCCAACCACGCAGACTTTGGAGAGACTTGAGATGCCGCCTCCCATGCCATCTAGCTGGCGACCATACGGATCAGGACTGCCAATTACGCTGCGGAAAATGTGAGCCCATTGCTCCCGGTCGTGCGGGAGGTCGTCCTGCTTGAAGAAAACGGCGCGGGAAGTTCCTCCGCGGTAATAAGCGGCGGGAAGGGAGTGCTGTTTCTTGGTGGCCAGCGTGCGTAACTGGcggggaacagagaaaataCCTCGAGGCGAGGCACGAAGAATTGGCCTGAGCATGGCGATGGTTGGTGTTCTCTGTTTTGGTGTTGTGGTAGTTAAACAGTGCAAATAAAATTGCTCGGGGTAGTGGAGGATCGGAGCATCCGACTATCATCGGATGCATCCGTACTACTACGCAGCACCATGTTGAATCGCTGCATTTCCCCCGGATTCGCAAGTCTGGGGTATGACATGCAGAGAAGACAAAATTAGTATATCAGTGACTGTAGGATATGAAATAGAAGGCTTGGCTTCTCCGGAACAGAGCTTCTTTTACCTGCTACCTGTATATATATTCTGCATACATACTTTTCACCATGGGAGGTCGAAAGCCCTTATCTCTCGCGAAATACATACGTGCAATCAAAGATTCGCCAAGGGAAATTTACAATTGGAACCTTTTTCTCTCAGCTTGCTCGTTTGCCCTTGGAGGCTGTGCTAAAAGTGTGTCCATAGACCACGACCGCCAGAATACCAATAACGGATATACACAGGATGGAACGAAGGAGCAGCGTCAGCTATTTCCCAATTGCCAACCTTCAAAACAACTACCGGCTCGACGACAATACCATTTCTAACCTTGTCTCCTTTGTTAATCTCGGAGCTGGTGTTGGCGcccttctctccttcctgCTGAACGACAGGGTTGGCCGTATTTGGTCACTGCGGACATATCAACTCGTCTATATCGCAGGTAGTCTTATCTCTTGCTTCTCATACGATCATGTTGCTGCACTATATGTCGGCCGTATTGTCGCCGGCTTGGGCATCGGAGCCCTATCGGTCGTGGCACCGATGGCGATCGCCGAACTAGCACCGAAGACAACGCGAGGATTGATGACAATGTGGTTCAGTGTATGTATGCTGTCCGGGCAGATGTTAGGAATTTTCACAGTCTATGGCTGCTCCATTCACATCTCCGGTGAAGGATCTGCAATATCAAATTCCGTGGTTCGTGCAGACTTTTGCTCCGGCTATTAGTTGCATCATGTCGCTTTTCACAGTGGAGTCTCCCCGTTGGCTAGTCTCGCAAAACAAACGCGACACGGCTCTGACAGCTCTTGTGCGCCTCCGTAGCCTTCCATCCCACGATCAGTACTTGCAGGACGAATACCAGGGCATAACGTCCGAGACCGAGGACAACGAATCTAACAGTTTCTGGCAAATTGTCAAGGAGACCTTCATGGTTCGTTCGAATTTACGCCGCTTGCAACTGACTATAACGGCTTATATCCTGGCCCAAATGTCCGGCGCCAATTCAATCACCAATTACCTCCCTACAATCTTTGGTATAGTCGGCGTCACTGGGTTGAACATCAAGCTCTATACGACAGGCTTGTACGCTCTCACCAAACTGGTTTGCTGTATTGCTGCTTCTCTCGTTCTGGTCGATCTTGCAGGCCGTCGACTATCTTTGCTGCTGGGGTTAGCATCCAAATCATTTGCCATTCCTATTTAGCCGGCTACTTGAACATCTACGGTCAAGATTCCTCCAGCATGACGAAGGGTGCATCCGACGCAGCAATCGCGATGATATTCTTCCATGCCATGGGCTGGGCTATCGGTCTCTACAGCCTGCCATATCTATTTGGTGCTGAATTATGGCCGAACCACATCCGCTCGTTTGGCGGCACTATCTCGCAATGCTTCCATTGGTTTTTCTATTTTGCTATCACAAAGGCCACGCCATCCTTACTATCTGGTCTCCATCAATGGGGAGCCTTTATTCTCTTTGACGGATTCTGTTTGCTGGCTTTTGTTTATATGTACTTCTTTGTACCCGAAACTACCGGACTTGGGCTCGAGAAGATCAATGCGCTGTTCGAGCGGCCTTTGTATATGCTAGGACGGCCGTTGGATACTCGGTAAGCGCCCTTGACCTTCTTCTTTGCGAATAGATGCTGACATTCAGTAGGAGAGAAAGCCCGCTGAGTGACGAGAAGCCCGAATCTATGTGGGTTGAGAAGGTGTAACAATCCTAGCCTTTCCTGTGTGACAGGTGCGAGAAATTGGAGGAATTTGGTGTATATTGAATCACAGTCATAACAAAGCAACTCATACATGGTCTATCTATCGGACAGGTGTGGAGTAGTACCATGCGTAAGATCAACAGAAAAATCCCGAAACATCGGTAGAACCCATGTCGATGCCCTCGACAAACAGATCCGCCCATGGAAGGTCGATCTCGGAAAATTGTGGAGTCTCATTGTCCAGCAACCCTCCGCGTTGATTTTCCGTGGCGGCCGGAAACGTATGAGTTTGTAGACCAAACCACGATTGGAACTCAGTGTCCACTTCGGCACTCGGTATGGTTACATCATCAAACAGCGACAGAATAGAATTACCCAGTCGTTCAATGATCCGGCAGCATTTCTTCCCTACAGCCCGGCCATTTGAAATTCCGCGGAAAAGCGTGAGGAAGGTGACGATGTTGGTTTGTACAACCGGATGTGTTAATTCCTGCCGCAATGGCGGAGACGCCCGAAGAGCGTAAAGCATCGCAACAGCCGCCATGAACAGGGAATGTATGGCCACAAAAGTATATTTGATCCGGTTTCTAGCATACAGGGAGGTGTATGAGCTTATCAGACCAATCGCAGATTCCATACATATCCGAAGGTCCTCGGACGATGGCATCGGAATAGCCCGAGAGGGCCGGTAGAGGGACAACATCGCATGGTGAAATGCAATATGGAACCACTCATTGGTTTGAAAAGTGCAAAACGGTCGGGGATACCGTGGGGCGGTCATGAGCCACTGATTCAATTCGGAAAAGTACCGTGTTCGCAACGAGTCAAGTCCCTGGGAATCATTGGTGCATCGCCCTATCGAGTGGAATGACTGGTATATCGCCGCGTTGATTTTTCGCAGCTGAATGATATGAATGAAAGCCGACGTGTCTGGGACTTGAGATATCGCCGTCTGGGAGAGTGAAGGGTGAATGCACGAATCACTTAATTGGTCATCGGCCAAAGGAAGCGGTAATGGTGTTGTGATGTCGGATTCGTGAATCCCCAAGGGCCGACCCATGTTGATAGCCATATTGCAACTCATGACATACGAGCACCAGAAGACTCTCTTTGACATCTCTGTGCAAAGCAGACTCTGGCCGGTCAGGCTTTCCTTGCGGTGCAAGTCAGTTCCAATCGCCAATTGGAGCGCAAGACTCGTCGTATACCACATGTTCACAGATTGCGGTTCATTATGCCCGTACATACATAGAAGCAGCAGGCACTGTACGCATTCTAAGTCATCAATGCCCATGACTATGTGCAGATCCTGTACAGCACGACTGAAAAAGGCCCGATGAGACTGGCCGTCTTCATGCTGAAGCCATGATTTTTCAGTGGCTGCAATAGCACAGACCATATTGACCATAAAGTTGGATATTGGACTTGTTGTTGACTTGGAAAGAAATGGAGTCAGATGCTTTGAGGTGAATGATGGACGGTGGAGGACCGGTAAATACGGCCATCTGCCGTCAAAGAAAGTGTCCACCAGGCTCCTATATGCATTCACATCAAAGTCCACTGGGACGAAGGACGCCTGGTGCACATGGGTTGGCACTGCGTCATCTCCCCATAGATCCCAAGCGCTACTTAGCGCACTCCAATCCAGGTTCCTGACAGTTGATCGCCTGGAGAACGTAGGCCGCAGGATTCGGCCAAAGTAGGGGATGTCCGAATTGAGCGCCCGGTCATGCTGTTGCAATACAGAAGGAACCATAGTGAGAGTTCCTTTAGAAAGCACGTCCGACACACTCCCGGA encodes:
- the ACO1_3 gene encoding aconitate hydratase mitochondrial (COG:C;~EggNog:ENOG410PGE5;~InterPro:IPR001030,IPR018136,IPR036008,IPR015931, IPR015928,IPR000573;~PFAM:PF00694), with protein sequence MRMNDSKEHRCRQLFYEGAEYDQTIDIDLSTLEPHVNGPFTPDLATPLSRFGQAVEEQKWPETLTVGLIGSCTNSSFEDLSRAANIAQQAVDAGLTPAMPFLLSPGSLQTRETLEKSGILQTFKKVGVKMLPNACGPCCGSWDRTDTPKVVLQPHYPRKQRINLKWLGHETLLSNPSVDNLVTPVGEQFHFEPPTGDSLPEQGYLDSNAAYQAPPIGDRSGLDVQIDPSSQRLQKLAPFAPWFGNDYEDCLILIKTKGKCTTDHITPAGPWFRFRGHLENISNNTLIGAINAENDKVNTVHNQLTQKNADVPGTARHYQAQGRPLVVIADHNYGEGSSREHAALQPRYLGGIAIIAKSFARIHEANLKKQGMLALTFANEFDYDRIKASDCVSIIGLAELAPGKPLTLQVKPIDRESWDAKLLHTFTPEQIEYFKAGSALNTMAKGNDAVE
- a CDS encoding DUF453 domain protein (COG:S;~EggNog:ENOG410PF8G;~InterPro:IPR007400;~PFAM:PF04303) — its product is MLRPILRASPRGIFSVPRQLRTLATKKQHSLPAAYYRGGTSRAVFFKQDDLPHDREQWAHIFRSVIGSPDPYGRQLDGMGGGISSLSKVCVVGKSTHPDADVDYTFIALGVNTPEVDYSSNCGNMISAVGPYAVDAGLFSTTGDSCSVTVRIHNTNTGKIIHSSFPIVDAEAATSGDFSIDGVAGTAARVQLDFVDPAGSRTGKLLPTGQVRDTFDGITATCIDVANPCVFVQAAELGVPANMTPDEITVHPDLLPRLDSIRRQAGVKMGLAEALEKVPGSVPKICLVSSPTNDARAKEQNQTAEKVDLVARALSVGQPHKAVPITVALALASAARLSGSTVNEVASTDRVDDAGVTIGHASGNLLVGAMFDKNGGLNAATVFRTARRVFEGRIFWKNES
- a CDS encoding uncharacterized protein (COG:G;~EggNog:ENOG410PJ3A;~InterPro:IPR005828,IPR036259;~TransMembrane:2 (i92-110o116-137i);~go_component: GO:0016021 - integral component of membrane [Evidence IEA];~go_function: GO:0022857 - transmembrane transporter activity [Evidence IEA];~go_process: GO:0055085 - transmembrane transport [Evidence IEA]), yielding MSLFTVESPRWLVSQNKRDTALTALVRLRSLPSHDQYLQDEYQGITSETEDNESNSFWQIVKETFMVRSNLRRLQLTITAYILAQMSGANSITNYLPTIFGIVGVTGLNIKLYTTGLYALTKLVCCIAASLVLVDLAGRRLSLLLGLASKSFAIPI
- a CDS encoding uncharacterized protein (COG:G;~EggNog:ENOG410PVZC;~InterPro:IPR005828,IPR036259;~TransMembrane:2 (i12-31o73-94i);~go_component: GO:0016021 - integral component of membrane [Evidence IEA];~go_function: GO:0022857 - transmembrane transporter activity [Evidence IEA];~go_process: GO:0055085 - transmembrane transport [Evidence IEA]), with protein sequence MTKGASDAAIAMIFFHAMGWAIGLYSLPYLFGAELWPNHIRSFGGTISQCFHWFFYFAITKATPSLLSGLHQWGAFILFDGFCLLAFVYMYFFVPETTGLGLEKINALFERPLYMLGRPLDTRRESPLSDEKPESMWVEKV
- a CDS encoding uncharacterized protein (COG:K;~EggNog:ENOG410PUUR;~InterPro:IPR036864,IPR007219,IPR001138;~PFAM:PF00172,PF04082;~TransMembrane:1 (o511-530i);~go_function: GO:0000981 - DNA-binding transcription factor activity, RNA polymerase II-specific [Evidence IEA];~go_function: GO:0003677 - DNA binding [Evidence IEA];~go_function: GO:0008270 - zinc ion binding [Evidence IEA];~go_process: GO:0006351 - transcription, DNA-templated [Evidence IEA];~go_process: GO:0006355 - regulation of transcription, DNA-templated [Evidence IEA]), producing MSEASTSSSSPLVPRRHRRGLTRIAAACERCRRRKQKCDGRTPTCGACETAGASCIQSGRLVVHQSNSERDALRSQLKHLQQQHNSLLQQFDQLRAEVPRRDSGSVSDVLSKGTLTMVPSVLQQHDRALNSDIPYFGRILRPTFSRRSTVRNLDWSALSSAWDLWGDDAVPTHVHQASFVPVDFDVNAYRSLVDTFFDGRWPYLPVLHRPSFTSKHLTPFLSKSTTSPISNFMVNMVCAIAATEKSWLQHEDGQSHRAFFSRAVQDLHIVMGIDDLECVQCLLLLCMYGHNEPQSVNMWYTTSLALQLAIGTDLHRKESLTGQSLLCTEMSKRVFWCSYVMSCNMAINMGRPLGIHESDITTPLPLPLADDQLSDSCIHPSLSQTAISQVPDTSAFIHIIQLRKINAAIYQSFHSIGRCTNDSQGLDSLRTRYFSELNQWLMTAPRYPRPFCTFQTNEWFHIAFHHAMLSLYRPSRAIPMPSSEDLRICMESAIGLISSYTSLYARNRIKYTFVAIHSLFMAAVAMLYALRASPPLRQELTHPVVQTNIVTFLTLFRGISNGRAVGKKCCRIIERLGNSILSLFDDVTIPSAEVDTEFQSWFGLQTHTFPAATENQRGGLLDNETPQFSEIDLPWADLFVEGIDMGSTDVSGFFC